The segment tcctatccacaagactcattatcctatcagattggtttgacatgatttattctttagtgccacaggactccttgccacttttgcagatccagactaacacagctacccctgtgagggtatgtctacactacagagttagttcaaactaacggacgttagttcgaactaactttcctaggcgctacactagcgctccgttagttcgaacttaattcgaactaacggagcgcttagttcgaactaggtaaacctcattttacgaggattaagcctagttcgaactagctagttcgaattaagggctgtgtagacccttaattcgaactagtgggaggctaaggctttccaggtttccctggtggccactctggccaacaccagggaaactctattgcccccctcccggccccggagcccttaaagggccacgggctggctacacagtttgtgccagttgcaaggctgcaagcacccgtgccagcagaccctgcacctgccacaggatgagccagccatccgagggctcccagccctccactgctccccaggaccagcctggcggctcccaggagcctgcccaggggcgcaaaaggcgggcgcccgcctggtcaagtgcggaaatcgtggacctcatcgaggtttggggggaagcctctaatgtccacaatctccgcactagccacaggaacgtggccatctacggccgcatggctgccagcctggccgccaggggccaccagcgcagccgggagcaggtccgctgcaaaattaaggacctgcggcagtcctactcccgggcctgccagccagaggccgacccggaggcctgcccccacttccacgccctggaccgcctcctgagGGCtaatgccatccctgccccccgggacgtgattgaccccggggcggagggaccgctcctggagacggaggacgaggaagagggctctgagagccaggagcctgccgccagcctgcccaggacccgggacccccgaggcatgccacagagccgctcgcctgtgtcgtctgaggccggggaggcgtccacctgtgagtaccctcgtgttccccttatgtgtacggggggctggggtgagagggagccccgggaccgtgcgcctgggtcttgcccaccaaggagcagcagctggggatccagcaggggccctggccttgcagaggggagctgggtttcacacacctgggcccctggggtaattgaccgctggtcttgttgcaccacagccgcagcacctgggactgcagggcgcaccacaccgcctgcagcagccgcccgcgcccgggcaagcaggagagccaggaacctggaggagtaccagaggcagcacctccggttcctggatcaacagctccgtctccaggtccactgggtccaggaggacctgaggctgcgccggaggagtctggaggccctggaggagcagggccgtgccctgcgaggccacctccagagcctgctcgaccgcttcccatttcctcctcctgctgctccccctgctccccctgctccttctgctccccctgctcctcctgctccccctgctgctcccgttcctgcttccgctcctgcttcctccacaccccctgtccctcctgccccctcctccacaaccatttcccaccgacgcccccggacccgcagtgttgcgagacgggagaggcagccgaactcccacccctgagctttcctttcccttcctcccttccctccccttccagctccctcgtcccaggtttccccctcccctctccaaccctcattcctcccttcccgcacccagttatgttaaataaacagacgtttatgtttcaaaaacaggtgtctttattttacagtagatagggaggggaaaggggaaggggggtagggtggaagaaggccccagtggggcatgcagagagaggtcagtcctcctcctcctccaccaggaagctctcccgcagggcttcccggatccgaaCGGCCCcccctgggcttcccggatggcggcggtgcggggctgaccgtactgtccagccatgcggtcagcctcagccatccaggctggcaggaaagcctccccctttcgcacacacaaattgtggagcacacaacatgccgccaccatgggagggatgtgtGCTcgtccaggtccagacgggtgaggaggcatcgaaagcgggctttcagtcgcccgaaggccccctccaccacgatgcgggccctggtcagcctggcattgaaggcctggcgggagggattgcggtgccccgtgtagggctttatgagccagggctgcagtgggtaggcagcatcccccaccaggcacacaggcatgtccacgtccccgaccttgatgtggcagtcggggaagaaggtcccgtcctgcagctgctggcacacggaggagttgcggtacacccgggcgtcgtgtgctttgccggaccagcccacattaatgtccgtgaactgtccccggtggtcacacacggcctgcaggatcacggagaagtaccccttgcggttcacgtaccaggacgcctggtgttccgggacaCGGATGGGGacgtgcgtcccgtcgatggccccccccgcagttggggaagccgagggcgccgaatccccggatgacggcgtccgggtcagcgaggcggaccaccctgcggagcagcacccggttgatggccttgaccacctgcgcagagagacacagcaaagcgccaatcagtggggcgcccgggtggctgggagcgttcgtgccctggcagtgccccgcgctccactcccggtagcaacccccctggcggcgagtagtacagccgggacagcccgacccctccggtgcggggcgctttcgcctcctcccgcccctccctttgtccctggggcggcccatcccctcctcgcagcccccctccccaccggctcggtggccgacgagtgccgtacctgcatgagcaccgctccgacggtggatctccccacgccgaactggttcccgacggatcggtagctgtccggcgtggagagcttccatagggcaatggccacccgcttttggagggggatggcgggcctcatgcgagtgtcccttctgtgcagggcaggggcgagttactcgcagagctccaggaaggtgtccctcctcatcctgaagttctgggtccactgtcggtcctcccagcgctccaggacaatgcggtcccaccagtcggtgctggtgtccagacgccagacgcggcagggcacgccggtgccggggctccgccgcggctcctccacggcccccagggtggccaggcggagaggcagggggctgacgtgcaccaggtggtgccaggcagcctcgagccattggtggcaggcttgcagcagcaagtccagaacgtgcaccagaaggtgcagggcgagctctggctccatgttgccacctgcggcggcccccccccccgaagggaagcaccgacacagacgggcacagagaccaacgctttgctgtccctcggcgaggtcggcaagcaagcaggaaaagctgagaaccggctgtccaggggggtctctttaagctcgagcctcagatagcctcagacagcagccacacaaagcaactactgacctgatgccctgccagaaccggtttcagctgcccttaaatgcccccctgcgtccaatcagtgcggacgtgctagttcgaattagcaaaacgctaatttgaactagtttttagttctagatgcgctagttcgaattagcttagttcgaattaactaattcgaactaagttagttcgaattagcgctgtagtgtagacataccctgatataatatgatgggagttaatttagctacagctaatcaggaaagagatctgggagtcatcgtggatagttctctgaagatgtccacgcagtgtgcgacagcagtcaaaaaagcaaacaggatgttaggaatcattaaaaaagtgatagggaataagacagagaatattttattgcccttatataaatccatggtatgcccacatcttaaatactgcgtacagatgtggtctctttctctccaaaaagatatactggcttTAGAAAAGGTTAAGAGAatgacaactaaaatgattaggggtttggaacgggtcccatatgaggagagattaaacagactgggacttttcagcttggaaaagaggagactaaggggggatatgatagaggtctataatatcatgagtgatgtggagaaagtgaataaggaaaagtcatttacttgttcccataatataagaattagaaGCCACTACattaaactaatgggcagcaggtttaaaacaaataaaaggaagttcttcttcacacagcgcatagtcaatctgtggaactccttgcctgaggaggttttgaaggctaggaatataacagggtttaaaagagaactagataaattcatggaggttaagtccataaatggctattagccagtatgggtaaggaatggtgtccctagcctctgtttgtcagagggtggagatagatggcaggagAGATATCACttaatcattacctgtttgattcactccctctgggacacctggcattggcactgacactgttggcagacagggtactgggatggatggacctttggtctgacccagtgtggccattcttatgttcctatgttctttCTATATCTACTTGATCCCCCTTTTCCACATGtttttgaccccctcaaagaaatctagtagattaataaggtatgatttcccttcacagaaaccatgttgactttttccccaGTACGGGGAACAAATATTAGATGCTTGTTCTTCACTCTAATGGATTCAGTGGTTGGAAGCTCAAGACAGAAAAATTAATCCTGGAAATaagatgtacatttttaacagagcGGATAATTAAACATTGGGACAATTTACCAAGTGTCccggtggattctctatcacaagcagtttttaaattaagattgtacattttttccaaaagagctgccCTAGGAATTATTTTAGTGATTGATGTTCTATGGCCTGTAATACACAAGAACAGACTAGCTGCTCACAATGGCCACTTCTGACCTTAGAATCTGTTAATCTATGAACCTTTTACATACATTAGATGAACTATGCCAGTGCTGTGTCATGCTCTTGCATAGAGCTAAAGTTCAGAAGGGACAACTAGATCATCTAGTCTTGACCTCCTGTATGACACAAGCCACCAACACTGCTGAAGACCCATACACTAAACCCAACAACAGAAATGAAACCAAAGCAAATGAAACCCACAGGAAATTCCTGTACCACAAGCAGAGCATAGAAGGGACTGAAGTGCGCCACTTCCCAAAGCCCCTATAATGGCAGGGCAATGGTAAAGTGAGAGGTACCCAGATAACCACGGCAAGTAACCTGCATCTTCTTATGGCAGTGTTGGGGAGTGTGCCGCAGGGGTTCCACCTACCCCTTCCTGGCAATGCCACCCTTTTCCTCTTGCCCTCTGGGCTGGTGGGCCCAAGGGACACGGggggtcccagcccccctccgaatGCCTCCCGGTCCCCTGGGCATGCTGGCTGTTCTACCAACCCTTCAACTTCTCTGCCATTCCTTAGTGGTACTGTGCCCCCGGGGGCCTCTAGAGGGCTCTCCCCTCTGGTTCAATGGTCCCGCCGTGGGGTCTTCTGCCCCGTGTCCTAGTTGGGACGCTATGCTCACCGCGGCCCCTCGAAGTCTCTCACCTTCTTTCTGCCCTACTTTAGggcaagggaggaggaaggggagtaggtagggggacctgggcccgccctcacctccgggtcccaacccagggctctAGGGGTCAGGGAATGCTGACCTTTTAAGACTGGAGTGGGATTCCGCTCCGCAAGTCTCCAGCCACACGGGACAAGCCCGCCCTGGGTTTCTTCCTACCTCTCCCCTCcactggctgctcctctcccggTCGGAGGGTCGGACTGCTCCCCCCCGCAGGTGGACCCTCCGGCTCTTCGTGCTGCCAGAGGGGTGGCTCCTCTGCTGCTTCCGGCTCCCCCTTGCCTCCCGCTCTGGAGGGCAGttctctccccccttctctgGTTGTGCCACCGGTGTTTAAAGCGTCTGGTGCGAGCATGCGCCGCATGGGCGCGGGGGAGGGACCCGCCGGCCAGGATTCCTGGCTGCCGCATCTGCCCAGTGGCAGGGTGTCCAAGCTCCGTCACAGGCAGGTAAAGGTGAAAACCCCCCAATGTCATTGCCAATCTTATCTgcgagaaaattccttcccaaccctagggtatgtctagacgacaagcatctttcaaaaaagcctctttcgaaagagagcgtctagacagtctggatgctcgctttcgaaaaagcactgtttttTGTGTttaataacacctttttttcgaaagagcactttcaaaaaaaggcattattccttgtaaaatgaggttttccgccgtcaaaaaaactgccacgttctttcgatttaatttagaaagaactcagcagcagtctagatgcaggtgaagtttcttcaaaaaaaggccactttttttcaaaaaagccctatAGTGACACCCCTACCTACAGTCCATGTGCATACGAGCAAGAACCAGCCTGCAAGAGAAAGAGAATGCTCAGTGCCACTTCTGATCCTTGTCCACCCTGCCACGCATCCTATGTCCGGTTGTGGCCATTGTAGATGAGGCTTGGCCTGATGTGAGTAATTAGCACATGGAGGGAGGCCTCATTAATTGGAAAATAGATTTAGGGAGGTAAACAGATCGTTAGGCTGAAAATAGAATGTTTATGCTAAATAAGACAGGTATCTAGGTCAGTAAGCTAATATGTCTAAGCCAGTTAAGGGCAGAGAGAAACTCACAGGGAAAGCATTCACTACACAGTCACAGGGGACAAAATAAATTGGGAATGTAGAGATGGGGTTAATAAGAAATTGAAACTGAACAGTGCATGGACTGTGCATAGATTGGTTCCTCTTAGGAAACCAAGCCAATCCAACAGTATATGATGCAATGTATAGTAAATGCAATGAGATGTAAGAATTCATATAAAAAGAGAGCATTTCTGTGTAACTTTGGAACTGGGATATACCCTGCAACCATTCTGCTTTCATCTGAGTTTGATCAACCTGGCATAGCATTGCTGTATGCCAAATAAAGATACCCGAGTGAGAGAGGCTGGAGTTGAACAAAATGCTTGGGAAGCCAGCTAGAAAGAGGTCGTGGAGGGAAATCCCAACAGACatacctgatgcttcagaggaagaaaatttttaaaaaaaatctcccagaaTACAATGAAGGGGAATCCATTCACAATCCCTGCTGGTGGCCAGCTGAAATCCTGAATCATGAATTTTACCAACAAAAGACATAAACTAAGTGGCTCCAGGACTATTGACCATGCCCCTACCATTACAAGCGATCACCCTtctcaggggtgaaagtaacttaaattacTTATAAGTACTGTTGAATCGcaaccccgggggggggggggtgtgcagtgCTCAGGACTGGGTGTGGGGCAAGTCGCAATTTGACAATACATGCAATACATTTAAGTTTGGGATGGGATGTGGggtactcagggcagggggctgaggtgtgTATAGGGGTGCAGGATGGAAAGGGGATCCGGGCTGGGTGTTGGGGTGTGCATGGGGGCACAGGAGTCAGTGTTGGGGGATGGAAAGGGGACCAGGGCTGGAGATTGGGATGTGTATGGGTATGCAGGAGTCAGTAGTGGGGGACTaaaagaggctcagggctgagggctggggggtgtgcaTGTAGGAAGAAGTGAGTGGGGGCTCAGGAATGTGGCAGTCCCAGTTAGGAAGCTTCGGGCTGGTCTGAGGCAGTCCAGGTGGTTGGTTTCCTAGTGGCTGCTGCCCTGGGTGCCACTACTCCTGCCAAGGGAGCTATGGCTGTGGGGGGACACCCACTGCATGCAGGCAAACAGGCGGTAGCAGCAGTGCATAGATGCCTTGCCTGCcactccctttcccttccctccagggGCTGCAGCAGTGATGCTGCAGGGGAGCCATATGTCTGTGCTGCACAGCAGTCAGCCAGTGCCATGAGAGGGGCAGCAAGACACACTAGGACCCcagctaggggtatgtctacactacccccctagttcgaactagggggtaacgtatgcataccaaacttgctaatgaagcccgggatttgaatttcccaggcttcattagcataaagccggcgccaccatttttaaaagccggctagtgcgaaccccgtgccgcgtgtagccgcgcggcacgggctagatagtttggactaacaagccattccgaactatctgtacgcctcgttccacgaggcgtacagatagttcggaatagcttgctagtccaaactatctagcccatgccgcgtgtagccgcgcagcacggggttcgcactagccggcttttaaaaatggcggcgccggctttatgctaatgaagcccgggaaattcaaatcccgggcttcattagcaagttcggtatgcatacattacccccctagttcgaactaggggggtagtgtagacataccctaggaacaTATACACCTGCACCTACAGCACGGCACCAGATGGCCCCTTTCATCTCCCTGCTGCTCAATGAGGCAATGGCAGGGACAGTCTTGGGACAGTGTGAGccccagcagctcagctgggaGTGTGTGCCATGCCTCCTCTTGCAGCAGAGCACCCCCTGCCTTGCCAGCCCCTTTCTTAGGAGAGTGGTGCACTGCCCTACTTTCACTCTGACCCTCCCCTACAGTTGCTCTCATAAGTTTGTCCAGTTTTCTCTTAAAACTAAGTTGTTTGCCCTCCAATTCCAGAAGCTCGCTCCTTTGGTGGCTCAAAATCTTCtcatttccagcctgaatttgttcACAGCCTGAGTTTGTTCTCCACCTTTTTGTGAATCTAAACAAGCCAAGCTTTTCCAGTCTCCCCTCATAAGATAGCTTTCCCTGAACCTGCtccaatttaatttaatttttcttgTAGATGGGTGACTAGAATTGTACCCAGTAGTCCAAACAAGGTCTTACCAATTCCTTGTACAATGATATTAATACTTCTCTATCTCTATCTTCTCTATATCACCTGATGTATTCTATgattgcatttgcctttttcaaggCCATATCACATTGGCGTCTCATAGTTGTCTGGTGTTCAGCCGACATACCAGGTCTGTCTCCTCCTTTGTTCCTTCTAACTGATCAGCCCCTCAATTATAGCAGAAATTCTTATTATAAGACGCTAAGTGCATGACCTTGCACTTTGTACTATTGGATTTTATTCCATGTCTGTCACTTGAGTCTCtgagatcatccagatcttcctgtatttGATCCTCCTCTGTATTCATGTTGCATCCCAACTTTGTATCATCAGCAAATTTAGTAGCAAATAGTAGCACACTCCTATTTTTTGTaccaaggtcattaataaaaatattgaataacaTTGGTCCCATGACTAGTCattgaggaactctgctagtaacctccctccaatCTGATAATTCCTCTTTCACCACAACTCACCTTCTCGCTTTAAACTAATTCCTTATTCACATTGCAGTGCTTGTGCAGAACCCCATCATCCCTGAATTATTTAACTAATAATTTTACATGCTTTCCTGAACTCCAGATAGATCAGAACTATGTCACTTTCCTTAtctaaaaaatcagttattttctcaaagaaggaaatcagATTACTCTAGCGAGATCTACCATTGCCAAACCAATGTTGCAGTACATCCTCTTCTATTAATTTTACCTCcaataatttaattatttaacTTATGAATTCAATTATTTAAATAGtcatctattaatttaatttcacAATTTGTTCTAAATCCTTGCATGCTACTAATGCCAGAAACTAACAAGTCTATAACTGACCAAatcacttttttctcttttttttaaaaaaataggcctCACGTTATCTATTCTCCGGTCATATAATACTACCCCTGGATAgacagatttattaaaaatcctTGCTACTGGCCTAGCGCTCTCATGTGCCAGTTCTTGCAGTattctgggagggtatgtctatattacagcattatttcaaaatatctaactggttctggcagggcatcaggtcagaagttactttgtgtggctgctgcctgaggctatctgaggtctgtgcttaaagggaccccccctggacagccagttctcaggtttccctgcttgcttgcctaccttgctgagggacagcaaagcagtttttcctctgggtatgtctacactagccaccctagtttgaactagggtagctaatgtaggcattcaaagttgcaaatgaagcccgggatttaaatatcccgggcttcatttgcatcttgccgggtgctgccatttttaaatcccccttagtgcggactccgtgcct is part of the Pelodiscus sinensis isolate JC-2024 chromosome 20, ASM4963464v1, whole genome shotgun sequence genome and harbors:
- the LOC142819177 gene encoding uncharacterized protein LOC142819177; translation: MAASLAARGHQRSREQVRCKIKDLRQSYSRACQPEADPEACPHFHALDRLLRANAIPAPRDVIDPGAEGPLLETEDEEEGSESQEPAASLPRTRDPRGMPQSRSPVSSEAGEASTSAAPGTAGRTTPPAAAARARASRRARNLEEYQRQHLRFLDQQLRLQVHWVQEDLRLRRRSLEALEEQGRALRGHLQSLLDRFPFPPPAAPPAPPAPSAPPAPPAPPAAPVPASAPASSTPPVPPAPSSTTISHRRPRTRSVARRERQPNSHP